In Macaca thibetana thibetana isolate TM-01 chromosome Y, ASM2454274v1, whole genome shotgun sequence, one genomic interval encodes:
- the LOC126947119 gene encoding amelogenin, X isoform isoform X2, which yields MGTWILFACLVGAAFAMPLPPHPGHPGYINFSYEVLTPLKWYQSMVRPPYPSYGYEPMGGWLHHQIIPVLSQQHPPTHTLQPHHYIPVVPAQQPVLPQQPMMPVPGQHSMTPTQHHQPNLPPPAQQPYQPQPVQPQPHQPMQPQPPVHPMQPLLPQPPLPPMFPMQPLPPILPDLTLEAWPATDKTKQEEVD from the exons CTACCACCTCATCCTGGGCACCCTGGTTATATCAACTTCAGCTATGAg GTGCTCACCCCTTTGAAGTGGTACCAGAGCATGGTAAGACCACCA TACCCTTCCTATGGTTACGAGCCCATGGGTGGATGGCTGCACCACCAAATCATCCCCGTGCTGTCCCAACAGCACCCCCCGACTCACACCCTGCAGCCTCATCACTACATCCCAGTGGTGCCAGCTCAGCAGCCCGTGCTCCCCCAACAACCAATGATGCCCGTTCCTGGCCAACACTCCATGACTCCAACCCAACACCACCAGCCAAACCTCCCTCCGCCCGCCCAGCAGCCCTACCAGCCCCAGCCTGTTcagccacagcctcaccagcCCATGCAGCCCCAGCCACCTGTGCACCCCATGCAGCCCCTGCTGCCACAGCCACCTCTGCCTCCGATGTTCCCCATGCAGCCCCTGCCCCCCATACTTCCTGATCTGACTCTGGAAGCTTGGCCAGCAACAGACAAGACCAAGCAGGAGGAAGTG gATTAA
- the LOC126947119 gene encoding amelogenin, X isoform isoform X1, translating to MGTWILFACLVGAAFAMPLPPHPGHPGYINFSYENSRSQAISVDRTALVLTPLKWYQSMVRPPYPSYGYEPMGGWLHHQIIPVLSQQHPPTHTLQPHHYIPVVPAQQPVLPQQPMMPVPGQHSMTPTQHHQPNLPPPAQQPYQPQPVQPQPHQPMQPQPPVHPMQPLLPQPPLPPMFPMQPLPPILPDLTLEAWPATDKTKQEEVD from the exons CTACCACCTCATCCTGGGCACCCTGGTTATATCAACTTCAGCTATGAg aaCTCACGTTCTCAGGCTATCAGTGTTGACAGGACTGCTTTA GTGCTCACCCCTTTGAAGTGGTACCAGAGCATGGTAAGACCACCA TACCCTTCCTATGGTTACGAGCCCATGGGTGGATGGCTGCACCACCAAATCATCCCCGTGCTGTCCCAACAGCACCCCCCGACTCACACCCTGCAGCCTCATCACTACATCCCAGTGGTGCCAGCTCAGCAGCCCGTGCTCCCCCAACAACCAATGATGCCCGTTCCTGGCCAACACTCCATGACTCCAACCCAACACCACCAGCCAAACCTCCCTCCGCCCGCCCAGCAGCCCTACCAGCCCCAGCCTGTTcagccacagcctcaccagcCCATGCAGCCCCAGCCACCTGTGCACCCCATGCAGCCCCTGCTGCCACAGCCACCTCTGCCTCCGATGTTCCCCATGCAGCCCCTGCCCCCCATACTTCCTGATCTGACTCTGGAAGCTTGGCCAGCAACAGACAAGACCAAGCAGGAGGAAGTG gATTAA